The following DNA comes from Ardenticatenales bacterium.
CTTACGCGCGCGCGCCACCAACAGCTTGTCATCTTCGCTTAATTCGTCAATACCAAGAATGGCGATGATGTCCTGCAAGTCCTTGTACCGCTGCAATACCTGCTTTACTTCGCGCGCCGTGCGGTAATGCTCTTCGCCGACGATGTGCGGCTGCAAAGCACGGCTGGAGGAGGAAAGGGGGTCTACGGCAGGGAAGATACCTTTGGCGAACACCGTGCGCTCCAGCGTCAGGCTGGCGTCCAGGTGAGCAAACGTAGCCACGGGCGCGGGGTCGGAGTAGTCGTCGGCGGGCACGTATACGGCCTGCATGGAGGTGATGGAGCCTGCCTTTGTGGAGGTGATACGCTCCTGCAACTGGCCCATTTCCGCGGCCAGGGTCGGCTGGTAGCCGACCGCGCTGGGCATTCGGCCCAACAGAGCGGACATTTCCGAACCGGCCAGCACGAAGCGGAAGATGTTGTCAATGAAGAGAAGGACGTCGCGCCCTTCGTCGCGGAAATACTCGGCCATGGAAAGACCGGTGAGGGCCACGCGCAGGCGCACGCCCGGCGGCTCGTTCATCTGTCCGAACACCATCGCCACGGAGTTGTTCACCCCGTAGTCCTGCAACTCGTAGTAAAGGTCGGTTCCTTCGCGCGTGCGCTCGCCCACGCCCGCGAATACGGACACGCCTTCGTGCGCCGTGGCCACGGAGCGGATCAGCTCCGAAATGGTCACGGTCTTGCCGACACCCGCGCCGCCATAGATGCCTGTCTTTCCACCTTTGATCAGGGGAGCAATCAGGTCAATGACCTTCATGCCCGTCTCAAATGTTTCTACTTTGGTGGACTGCTCCTGGAAAGAGGGGGCGGGGCGGTGAATGGGGTAATAGGTGTCCGACTTCGGGGTGGGTTGGCCGTCAATGGCGTCGCCAATGACGTTAAAAACGCGCCCCAGCGTCACCGGGCCTACGGGCACTTTGATGGGCGCGCCGGTTGACTTGACTTCCGCGCCGCGCGCCAATCCGTCCGTGGCGTCCATTGCCACGGCGCGTACCACCCCCGCGCCCAGATGCTGCTGCACTTCCAGCACGAGGCGGCCTTCCGTGCGCACAACCTCCAGGGCTTCATAAATCTCCGGCAAGTGGCCTTCGGGGAACTGGACGTCCAGGACGACGCCACGAATTGCGGTTACTTTGCCTATCGCCATTTAATCCTCCATATGATCTGCCTGGGCGTTATCAGCTTCCAGGCGGACGTTCTGCCTGGGCGTTATCAGCTTCCGGGCGGACGTTCTGCCTGGGCGTTATCAGCTTCCGGGCGGACGTTCTGCCTGGAAGTTATCAGCTTCCGGGCAGACGTTATCCTTTCAGTGCTTCAGCGCCGCCGACGATGTCCAGGATTTCGCCCGTGATGCTTGCCTGGCGGGCCTTGTTTCTTTGTAGGGTGAGTTCATCAATCAGGACGCTGGCGTTGTCAGTGGCATTTTGCATGGCCATCATGCGGGCGCTGTGTTCGCTGGCCAGCGACTCCAGAACGGATTGATAAACTTGCAGGTCGGTGAAGCGAGGTACGATGACGTTTAAGAGCGCCGCCGGTTCCGGCTCATAGCTGTAAACACGGCTGGAGACATTGCTCAGGTCTACGCCCTTGACGTATTCGGCCACGGCCATGCCTTCGAAGTCGAGGGGCTTGAGTGGCAAAAGCTGCTTCACCGCGGGTACGCGGGTGACAATGTTGATGAAGTCGGTGTATGCGATAAAGACTTGATCGACTTTGCCGGCAAGATAGTCATCCACCACCACCTGCGCAATCGGACTCGTATCCAGGGTAGACGGCGGATCCGGCAGGTTATCGAAACTCGCCACCACGTTGTAGCCGCGGCGAATCATCAGGTCGCGCCCCTTGCGCCCCACCGTGATGACCTGGGCGGGCGTGTGCAGGGCTTGAATAAATCGCTCCGCGCGAGCCACGATGTTCGCATTGTAGGCCCCGGCCAACCCACGGTCCGACGTGATCAGGATGATGGCCGTGTTTTTGATTTCGCCGCGAGACGTGAGCAGAGGGTGTCCCGATTCGCCCACGCCGGGCTGCGCCGCCAGGTTGTTGAGAATCTCAAACGCCTTTGCCGCATAGACGCGGGTAGCCTGAACCTGTTTCTGCGCGCGCTGCATCTTGGATGTAGAAACGGCGGCGAGGGCACTCGTCACCTGCGCGATGTTTTTGATACTGGCTATGCGTTTCTTCAGTTCGCGTTCAGTAGCCAAGATTGACTCCTTTTGTGTTCCTGGTGGATTATTGACCTGCCCAGGTGGCGTTGAAGTCGGTCAGGGCCTGTTTCAGGGCGGCTTCGGTAGCGTCCGTCCACCGCTTGGTGTCCCGAATGGTTGCGCCCACTTCGGTGTGGGCGGTGTCCATATAGCGCGTGAATTCGCTGATCCAACGGCGCACTTCGTCTTTTTTCACGTGATCGAGGTAGCCGCGCGTGCCGGCATAAATCAACATCACCTGATGATCCAACGCATACGGCGCATACTGCGGCTGCTTCAACAACTCCATCAAACGCTCACCACGCGCCAACTGCCGCTGCGTCGCCGGGTCCAGGTCCGAACCGAACTGCGCGAACGCCGCCAACTCCCGGAACTGCGCCAGGTCCGCCTTCAAACCACCTGCCACCTTCTTCATCGCGTGCGTTTGCGCGCTGCTGCCCACGCGGGAGACGGACAAACCGGTGTTAATAGCCGGCCGCTGCCCCGCGTTGAACAGGTCCGTTTCCAGGAAAAGCTGCCCATCCGTGATCGAAATAACGTTCGTGGGAATGTAGGCGGACACGTCACCCAACAGCGTCTCAATAATCGGCAGCGCCGTCAAGGACCCGCCAGTTCCCGGCACCTTGCGCGCCTCATGTTGGTCCGCGTCCGGCATCGCCTCCATCGCCTTTTCCAGGTTATCCTTGGCCAGGTTGCCATAATAACGCCGGCCATCCACGCCCTGCGTTTCGCTCGTCACCTCGCTCCCTTTAGGAACGATCACGTACTCGTCACGCAGACGCACGGCGCGCTCCAACAAACGGCTGTGCAGCGAGAAAATGTCGCCCGGATACGCCTCGCGCCCAGGGGGGCGGCGCAAAATCAGAGACATCTCACGATACGCCCAGGCGTGCTTGGAAAGGTCATCATAAATGACCAGGGCGTCGCGCCCATTCTCCATGAACTCCTCGCCAATGGCGCAGCCCGCATACGGAGCGAAGTATTGCAGCGGCGCAGGATCGGAAGCGCCGGCAACGACCACGACGGTGTACTCCATCGCCCCGTAGCTGTCCAACGCCGCCACAACCTGCGCCAACTGCCCCACGCGCTGTCCAATCGCCACGTAGATGCAGATCATGTCCTTGCCCTTCTGGTTCACAATGGTGTCCAGGGCAATGGCCGTCTTACCCGTCTGGCGGTCGCCGATGATCAACTCGCGCTGACCGCGGCCAATGGGGAACATGGCGTCGATAGACATGATACCCGTCTGCACGGGGGTGTCCACTTCCTTGCGCTCAATGATGCCGGGAGCAATACGCTCAATAGGGCGGCGGTTGGCGGCATTGATGGGGCCTTTGCCGTCCAGGGGATTACCCAGTGAGTCCACCACCCGCCCGATCAGAGCATCCCCCACGGGAACGGAGGCGATCAGGCCCGTGGCCCGCACTTCGTCCCCCTCTTCAATTTCCGTGTAGTCGCCCATGATCACAATACCGACGTTGTCCGGCTCCAGATTGAGGGCAACGCCGCGCACGCCGTTACTAAACTCCACCAGTTCCGACGCCTTCACGTCAGCCAGACCTTCCGCCAGGGCGATACCATCCCCCACGGAGCGAACCGTCCCCACGCTGCGGGACGTTAATTGATACTCAAATCCTTCGATTTGCTCGAGAAGCGCATCCGTGATCTTCTGAAAATCGGGGGCAACGGTTGCCATACACTATCCTCCATTTAATTAGGTGCATTCCATCTTGAGAGGGAGGCAAAGCAATAATTAATTGTTGAGTGGTTGAATGGGTGAATGGTTACTTGCTCACGCATTCACGAACGATTATTGCCAGTTCCCTTCAAATTCAGTTTTCTCATTTCTCAGATTGTCAACCCGCCCACAGTTTCCGCATCCAGTCGGGCAACGAGGGCGATCAGCAGTCGGATCGACTGATCATAATCATCGCGGTAAATGATGGAGCCGTGGCTGTGGATGTGCCGCGAAGGAACACCCAAGACAACCGTGGGGACGCCGGTGCCGTGCATGTGAATGGCCGCGCCATCCGTTGCGCCACCGGGCATGAGGGAGTATTGCAAGGGTATCCCCAGGCTGGCGGCGGTGTCAATGACGAGATCGCGCAGCTTGATGTTGGGAATCATGCGCGCGTCGTAGACCATCAGGCTGGGGCCGCCGCCCAGTTTGACATCGCTTTCTTCCGGTTTGATGCCGGGCACGTCGCCGGCAATGTCGGATTCGAGGATGATGGCCACGTCGGGGTCAATGGCGCGCACGCTGGTGGTGGCTCCACGTACGCCCACCTCTTCCATGACGGTGGCTACGCCGTAGAGGTGGTTGGTGTCGTTGCCCTGTTCCGCGTAGTGGCGCAGGGTTTCCACGACGAGGGCGCAGCCAATGCGGTTGTCGAACGCTTTGGCCAGGTAGGATTTGCCGTTGGACAAGATCTGGAACTGGCTCTGGGGAACAATGGGGTCGCCTACGCGAATGCCGGCATTCTCCACATCCTCTTTCCCCGTCGCCCCCACATCAATATACATCTCATCCTTCGTCACAATCTTCTTGCGATCATCCGCCGTCAGCAAATGCGGCGGCCTGGCCCCAATCACCCCCGTCACATTCCCCTTGTGCGTCTTGATCACCACGCGATGACCCAACAAAACCTGGTCCCACCACCCACCAAGTGGCAAAAACTTGATGAAGCCTTCCTTCGTCACATGGCGCACAATAAAGCCAATCTCATCCATGTGCCCCGCCAACAACACTTTGGGGCCGCTCCCCGGCTGCTCGCAAATCAGGCTGCCCAAATGATCCCGCGATACCTGCCCCAACGGCTCCAGATATTGACGCAACAACGCCCTCACTTCCGTCTCATAACCGGGCACGCCATGCGCTTCGGTTATGGCCTGTAAAAATTGCTCCGTCGCATCCACAGTTTCTGATGATCCTTCTTGACATAGGAGAGGCAGCGATTTGCCCCGCCATTTGCACCCACGGCACACGACTGGCGACAGCCCGGTCACGACACGGCAAACGCGCCGCCACCAACCTGTCGCCCCCTGACAACTTCCGCCAGACGATGATTGTCAGGGGACAATCACTCCTGTGCGTACAAATGGAATTCGGTAAAAGTAGCAGGATTTGACCAGGAGGCGCATCCGTACGCGGCCATCCACCGCGCCGGGAGGATTTTCACATGCAAGAGTAACCCACCAGCACGCCCCTGGTAGCAGGGGAAGTTTACCGTAGCCCCGGCAGTTTGTCCACAATTCGCAAACCCTCCGCGCGGCGTCATGCTGGCTTCGCCCTATTTTCGCGGGCACACATCCGCTATAATGGCCTGGTGACAAAACAAACAGGGAATCGTGGGGCGCGGCTGCTTCGCTGGGAACTGCCGGCAATTTTGCTCGCATTTAGCCTTCTGGTGGGGTTGACCAGTTGGGCCGTTCCCCCCTTCGAGGGACCCGATGGCCCCGAACATTTCGCCTATGTTCTCTGGCTCGCTGCCGGCAAAAGCTTTCCGCCACAAGGAGCAGCCGCCTGGGACACCCCCCTGCGCCAGGAAGCCAGCCAGCCCCCCCTCTATTACGCCCTGGCCGCCCTCACCCTGCGTCTGGCAGGCGCGGGGCAATTCGACCGCCCCATCCAACGCAATCCCCACTTCCCCTCCGACGCCCCCGGCTACCTGCCCGACAACAAAAACGTCGTCATTCACGATCCCCAACGCCCCGCCTGGGAAGATGGCTGGGGACCCGTGTATCTGGCGCGGCTCGTCTCCTGGGTCTCCGGCCTGATCCTGCTGGCAGCCGTCTACGGCCTGGCGCGGGAAACCGCTCCAGAGACCCCCCTCGTGCCCCACCTCGCCACCCTCGCCGTCGCCCTCAACCCGCAGATCATCTTCCAAAGCAGCGTCGTCTCCAACGACATCGCCGCCGCCGCCGCCAGCGCCGTCACCCTCTGGCTGTGGGCGCGCCTGCTGCGCCGCGGCGCCACGGCCGGGCGCGGGCTGGCCCTGGGTGCGGCCTTTGGCCTGGCGGCACTGGCCAAAACGAACGCGCTGGCGCTGGCCCCGCCCCTGGCGCTGGGGTGGTTCTGGCTATTATGGCGCAAGCCCCACGCGCGCAAACGCACGCTCTCCGCCGGCTTGCTGGCGGCGGCGGCAGCCCTCATCGTCGGCGGCTGGTGGTATGTGCGTTCCTGGTGGGTGCTGGGCAGCCCGTTGGGGTTGAACACCCACTGCTACGCAATCTGGGCCTACTGTGGCGACCCCACCCGCCGCCCGGACGCGCTGGCGCAGTGGCGCGAGGTGTACTACTCCTTCTGGGCCGCGTTTGGGTGGGGCAACATCAAGCCGCCGGGATGGGTGTATGGGGTGTTGAGTGTGTGTTTGCTGCCGGCATTTTACGGATGGACGCGCCTGATCAAACAGTGGCCGCGCCGCCGCCAATGGCAACCAACCAGCCTCCTCCTCCTCCTGCTCGCCCTCGTCTTCCTCCTCCAAATCGGCGCACTAGAACTGTGGATGCGGCAAGTCACCGCGCCGCACGGGCGGCTGCTATTCCCCGCCGTGGGCGCGGTCGCCATCTGGCTGGCCTTCGGCTGGCGCGCCGCCGGGCGATTTGCCCCGCTGCCACTGCTGCTAGCCCTCGTCGCCCTCGCCGCCGGCTCCTGGTGGGGGCTGATTCGCCCCGCCTACGCGCCGCCCACACACCTCTCCCCCGCCGCCGCGGCCGCGCTGGCACAGCCGCTCGGCTGGCGCTTTGATGACCTGGCCGTTCTCACGGGCGCGCAGCCGCTGGCGGACAGCACCGCCGCCGGCGAGACCCTGCCGCTGCGTCTCTGCTGGCACACGCTGGCCCAATCCATCCGGGATAAGAGCGTGTTTGTGCAGCTCGTCGGGCCGCAAAACGAAGTCGTCGCCAGCCGCCGCACCTATCCCGGATTAGGCGGCTACCCCACCAGCCGCTGGGACGTGGGCGTTGATTTTTGTGACGTGGTGCGCGTGGAGATTCCGGCGGACCTGCCCCGCTCCTTGCTCTACCAGGTGGAGGTGGGGTTGATCGATAATGTTTCCGGAGAGCGACTGGCGGTGTTTTCGCCGGCGGGCGAACCGCGCGCGGACCAGTTCGCTACGAGGGTTTTGCTGCGTGCCAGGGAGGTAGGGGAGGAGATGAATGCCGGCACTTCTCCCCTCCAGCTCCAGTCCGCCACCTTCGACACCCACTGGCAGCCGGGCAGCCACCCCACCGTCACCCTCACTTGGGCGCTGGCGCAACCCGTCAGCCTGGACTACACCATCTACGTTCATCTGCGCCCCGCGGCTGGCGACGCCAACGTCGCCCAGGCGGACGCGCCCCCCGTGGATGGCTGGTATCCGACTTCCTATTGGCTCGTCGGCGAACCGGTACGCGACACACATACCTTCGCGCTGCCGGCAAACATCCCCCCCGGACCATACCAACTGTTCGCCGGCTGGTACGATCCCGTCAGCGGCAGCCGCCTGGGGACAGAATTCTTTCTCGGTGACATAACCGTACAGGGACCCCCATGAAACAATTGGACAGCTATCCCAGTTGCAATTGACCTGATGCCGCTTACAATTACGCCGTTAGGAGCGGAAACAACCGAGACAGCGAGGCTGTTTCCTGACCGCTCCACCAGGCTGACGAGGCCATTCCCTTGTTCATTCCATCGTCAGCCCTTGTTGGGGAAACCACGTCACGGCTTTCACCCTCGTAAAACTGTATGAAACGTCTCCCGCTCCTGTTCTTAACCCTTGCCTGCCTGGCCGCCTTTGCCTGGCGCGTCCACCATCTCGACGCCCAGTCCATGTGGAGCGACGAAGGGTTAAGTCTCTATCGGGCGCGGCAAGACGTGCCCACCATCCTCGCCAACCGCATTACCATCGACGACATTGACACCCATGACACCAATCCCCCCCTCTATTTTCTCTTGCTGCACGCCTGGCGCGCCCTTGCCGGCGAATCCGTCTTCGCCCTGCGCTACTTCGGCGTGGCATTGGGCCTGCTGGCCGTGCCCCTGCTCTACGAGTTGGGCCGCCGCGCCTTCAACCGGCGCACCGGGCTGCTGGCCGCCGGCCTGCTCGCCATATCTCCCTTCCACATCTGGCAGTTGCAGGAACTGCGCAACTATCCCCTCCTGCTAACGCTGAACATCCTTTCCGTCTACGCCCTGCTGCGCGCCCTCACCGTCTCCCGGAATCGCGGGAAATGGCTGGCGCTGTGGGCGGGAGCCAGTCTGCTGGGCATTTACACCCACTATTTCGCCTTCTTCGTCTTCGCTTTTGGCCTGCTGGCGCTGCTGCTCTGGGCGGGACAGCGGCGCTGGTCCCCGCCCGCCTGGGTCTGGATAGGCGGGGCGCTGTTGGGCGCTGCCCTGCTGCCCGTCATTGCCGTCGCCCTGGGGCGATTGCGCGCGGGGCAACAGTCCGGCTTCGTCTACGTGCCGCCGCAAGACATCCTCTCGCACGCGGCCAGCGTCTACAGCGTCGGATTTGCGCCCACGGTGGTGCAACCACTGTGGCGCGTGGCTCCCGTGCTGCTTCTGGTCGTCCTGGGCGCGGCGGGGCTGCTCATTGCCCGTCGCCGCGCCGCCACCCTCTTCATCCTGGCCTACCTGTTCGTCCCCCTGGGGCTGCTGCTGCTGCTCTCCCTGATCACACCACTGTACAATGGGCAGCGGCATCTTTTCATGGGATTGCCGCCGTATTTGCTGCTGGCGGCAGCAGGGGTAGACTCGCTGGCCCGGCGCTGGCGGTGGGCAGCGGTGGCGCTGGCCCTGTTTGTGCTGGGCAGCCAGATAAGCTGGACGCACACGCAGTTCACGGCAGCGAACCTGGTTAAAGACGACGTGCGCGGCGTCGCCGACTATCTCAACCGGGTGGCCGGTCCCGATGATGTGGTGGTGCTGCACGACGCTATTCTAAAACTCACCTTCGATTATTATTACCACGGCGCGGCGGCGGCGCTGGCCCTGCCCCGCTACGCGCAAATGTCCGTCGCCGACGGGGAAGCCGCCATGCAAACGGCGGGCGCGGCGGCACGGCGCGTTTGGTTCCTGGCGGAGCCATTGCCGCGTGATGGCTTTCCCCCCTTTGCCCTCACCGATTGGGTGAACGCGCATTGGGCGTTCGTCACAAGCTGCCGCTTTCCGGCCATCTGGTTGGGGCTGAACCTCGCCGCCTATCTACCACAGCCCGCCGCCATTGTGCCGGCAACAGCCACAACCACGGACGTTCCGGTAGCGGCCTGGGTCAATGGCCTGCAACTGGTGCGGCAGCAAGCGGAAAGCGCGGGGCGCGCCGGCGACGTGTGGTGGAGCCGCCTGGACTGGCGCGGGCTTGCGCCAGAGGGCGCGCCGTTGACGCTCTCGCTGCGCCTCATGGACGACGCGGGCAACACATGGGCGCAGGTGGACCGCCCCCTACCGCGAGAGTTGCCCACGCAGCCCGATGAGGTCGTGCGCCGCGAATTCGGGCTGCCCCTGCCGGAAGGGTTGCCGCCCGGCCATTATCAGGTATGGTTGCGGCTGGTAGCGCAGCCGGACAATACCCCGGTGTACACCGACGCAGGGCCGGTGGATGTGTTGCTGCAGCCGGATTTTGTGGTAACGGCGTCCGCATTCCGTCAGTCGCAAACGTGCCTGCCGGCATTTACCGCCCGCGCGGCGGATATGGGGGGCGGCATATCGTTGTTGGGCTATCGTCTGCCGCAGGGCCAGTACCGTCCGGGGCATGAGTTTCCGCTGCAACTGTTCTGGCAAGCGAGCCGTGTGCCACGGCAGGATTATCAACTGCGGATCCAACTGCTGGCGGCGGATGGGCGCATCGTTGGCGAAACGCTGACCACCCCGAGCCGCCCCGAGTTTCCGCCGACGCAGTGGCAGCCGGGGCAGGTCGTGCAGGGGCAGGCGAACATGCTCATCCCCGCCGCCGCGCCTGACGGGCTGAATCTTGTGCGCATCGCTCTGGTTGACCCGCAAACCGGGCGGCAACTGTCCGTGCGCCCGCAAGGGGCGCTGTGGGGGCAAACAGGGCTGCCGTTGGACGAGGTGCAGGTGGTGGCGTGGCCGTATGTGGCGGAGATGCCGCCTATTTCCACGCCGGCACGGGTCGATTTTGGCGCGCCGCCGCAAATCGCATTGCATGGGTATGATCTAGAGCGGACGGCGGCGCAGCCTGGAGACACGGTGAATCTGACACTGTATTGGCGTTCGCTGGCGGACCTGGCGCAGAGTTATGTGGTGTTGGTGCATTTGTCCAGCGCGGAGGAGGTGATTGTGGGGCAAGGGGATGGTCCGCCGGATCGGGGGGTGCGGCCAACGACGAGTTGGCGCGAGGGGGAGGTGATTGTGGATACGCATTCGCTGACGGTGGCCGCGGATACGGCGCCGGGCACGTACAGGCTGTGGGTGGGGTTGTATGATCGGGAGACGGGGGAGAGAATGCCGGCATTCTCCGCCACCCACCCCGCATCCGACAACCGCATCTGGCTCACCGACCTGCAAATCACCGAGGCCGCCCCATGAACCATCACCGTCGGGTTCTTGCCGGCATCCTCGCCGCCTACCTCCTCCTCACCCTCGCCTGGGGCATCCGCAACCCCCTCTTCGAAGCCCCCGACGAACAACACCACTACTTCACCGCCCAGGCCATCGCCGACACCTGGCGGCTGCCCACCGTCCTCCCCGGCGACGACTACAACCGCCTCATGGGGCAAGAAGCCGCCCAGCCCCCTCTCTACTACATCCTCGGCGCCCTGCTGATCGCCCCCATCGACACCACCGGCGCGGAAAGCCAGTTGTGGTTCAACCCCTTTGTGCGCCTCGGCGACGCCAGTTCCCCCGCCAACATCAACGCCTTCGTCCACACACCCGCGGAAGCGTGGCCGTGGCACGGCATGACCCTGGCGGCCCACCTGCTGCGCGCTTTCTCCACCCTTTTGGGGTTGGGCACGCTCCTTTGCATCTACGGCAGCGGACGACTCCTGTGGCCCGCGCACCCGGAACGCGCTCTGCTCGCCACCGCCCTCGTCGCCTTCCTGCCTCAGTTTGAATTCCACCACGGCGCCGTCACCAACGACACACTCATTATTTTCACTGCCAGCGCCGCCATCTACCAACTTTTGCGCCTTTGGCTGGACAAAATCACCACGCCGCGGCTGGTCTTGCTGGGCCTGACCGTGGGCGCGGCCATGCTGAGCAAAAACGCCGGATTGCTGCTGCTGGCCTATGCCGCCGGCTTCCTTTTCCTGCTGATCTGGCGCGGCCAAAAGCCCCACGTGGTCCTGCGCGCCATCCTGATTACGGCAGGCGTGGCCCTGCTGGCGGGCGGGTGGCTCTACTGGCGCAACTGGCAACTTTACGGCGACATCACCGCCACCAATCAGTTCATCCGCATTGCCGGCGGCGACCAGGGCTATGCCGTGCGCGAGGTGCTGCGCGAAACCGCGAAGATCGGGGATTCGCTGATCGCCGTTTTTGGTTGGTTTAACGTACGCGCCCCTCAATGGGTATATGGCGTATGGCAGGGCATTGCGCTGCTGGCGGTCGTGGGCGGCCTGTTCGCCGCTGCTCGCCGCCCGGAAGCGGGAACAAACGTGGACCGCCGCGCCCGCTTTCGCCTGTATGGGCTGTTGTGCTTGTGGCCGCTGCTGGTCTACCTGGGGCTGTTCCAGTTCATGCTGAAAACGCCTGCCGCGCAGGGACGGCTGCTCTTCCCCGCCCTGCTGCCCCTGGCGCTGATGCTGGGGGCGGCATGGAGCCATCTGCCATACAGCAGATGGTGGCGCTGGCTGCTCCCCGCGGCGGCGGCGGCGACCTCGCTCACGTGCGTGGCTTTCGTCATTCCGCGCGCCTACGCCCCCATGCCCGTGGCCGACGCGGCGGAAATCGCCGCCGCGCCGCTGGACGCCGATCTAGGCGCGCACATCACCCTGGTGGCGGCCCAGGTAGACACCCCGGCGGCGCACGCCGGGGAGTGGGTATGGCTCACCCTGTTCTGGCGCGCGGAGGCGGCGATCACCGCCAGCCGGGAGGACACCCCTCAGTACGTCATTCTCCTGGTTGGGCGCGATTATGAGGTGGTAGGCAAACTGCAAAGTTACCAGGGCGCGGGGCGCGAGCCGGCGTCGCTCTGGCCCGTGGGGCAGGTTTTGCGTGAGCGCGTGCCCGTGCGTCTGGCGGATGACACGGCCACGCCGGCGCGGGTAGACGTGAAGGTGAGTCTGGTGGACCAGGAACCGCTGGTGACAATGGGGGCGCTGAAGGTGACGCCGCGCCAGTGGCCGCCGCCGGCGCCGCCGCTGGCGCAATTGGGCGATGGCATTGAGCTAATCGCGGCGGAGATGGAACCACAAACGGTCCCGGTCGGCGGCGTGGTGACCGTGAGCGTGACGTGGCAGGCCGCGGCGGATGTGCCGCGAGACTTTACGACGTTTGTGCATGTGGGGGATCCGTCACGGCCACCGCTGGCTCAGGGGGACGCGCCGCCGCGCGACTACCCGACGCATTTCTGGCAGGCGGGCGAACGCATCCCCGACCGGTACAC
Coding sequences within:
- a CDS encoding glycosyltransferase family 39 protein, with protein sequence MNHHRRVLAGILAAYLLLTLAWGIRNPLFEAPDEQHHYFTAQAIADTWRLPTVLPGDDYNRLMGQEAAQPPLYYILGALLIAPIDTTGAESQLWFNPFVRLGDASSPANINAFVHTPAEAWPWHGMTLAAHLLRAFSTLLGLGTLLCIYGSGRLLWPAHPERALLATALVAFLPQFEFHHGAVTNDTLIIFTASAAIYQLLRLWLDKITTPRLVLLGLTVGAAMLSKNAGLLLLAYAAGFLFLLIWRGQKPHVVLRAILITAGVALLAGGWLYWRNWQLYGDITATNQFIRIAGGDQGYAVREVLRETAKIGDSLIAVFGWFNVRAPQWVYGVWQGIALLAVVGGLFAAARRPEAGTNVDRRARFRLYGLLCLWPLLVYLGLFQFMLKTPAAQGRLLFPALLPLALMLGAAWSHLPYSRWWRWLLPAAAAATSLTCVAFVIPRAYAPMPVADAAEIAAAPLDADLGAHITLVAAQVDTPAAHAGEWVWLTLFWRAEAAITASREDTPQYVILLVGRDYEVVGKLQSYQGAGREPASLWPVGQVLRERVPVRLADDTATPARVDVKVSLVDQEPLVTMGALKVTPRQWPPPAPPLAQLGDGIELIAAEMEPQTVPVGGVVTVSVTWQAAADVPRDFTTFVHVGDPSRPPLAQGDAPPRDYPTHFWQAGERIPDRYTIQLPADLPAGRYPVQMGMYDPADGGRLPLTVAGERQPYDAFALGWLEVRP